One Clostridium estertheticum DNA segment encodes these proteins:
- a CDS encoding LURP-one-related/scramblase family protein yields the protein MKFYIREKIFSIGDMFSIQDDIGNDVFNVEGKVFSIGNKLKIYDMNSNEIVYIEQKLFKLLPEYNIYLNGNYAARVKKEFTFFSNRFDIDSNMGNYEIEGDFLAHDFSITKNGSTVAEINKKWLAWGDTYEININEEENYAFILAMVIVVDQVLHDNKNKNNG from the coding sequence ATGAAGTTTTACATTCGAGAAAAGATATTTTCTATCGGCGATATGTTTAGTATTCAGGATGATATAGGTAATGATGTGTTCAATGTAGAAGGAAAGGTTTTTTCCATAGGAAATAAGCTAAAAATTTACGATATGAATAGCAATGAGATTGTATATATTGAGCAGAAATTATTTAAGCTACTTCCAGAATACAATATATATTTAAATGGAAACTATGCTGCAAGAGTAAAAAAAGAATTTACTTTCTTTAGCAATAGGTTCGATATAGATAGCAATATGGGAAACTATGAAATAGAAGGAGATTTTCTTGCGCATGATTTTTCCATTACAAAAAATGGTAGCACTGTTGCAGAAATAAACAAAAAATGGTTAGCTTGGGGAGATACTTATGAGATTAATATCAATGAAGAAGAAAATTATGCATTTATATTAGCAATGGTAATTGTAGTAGATCAAGTATTGCATGATAACAAAAACAAAAATAATGGATAA
- a CDS encoding MalY/PatB family protein, with protein MIYDFDKIVNRFNTESIKWDLVKEKYGDSDVIPMWVADMDFEVAKPISEAIRKRACHEIYGYTLKSESYYEAVINWMGKHHNWNIKREWITYTPGIVPALNYIIRTYANLGDEIIIQTPVYHPFYSSVKNNSCIIVENPLIYEKGSYKMDFEDLKKKITKRTKMLILCNPHNPVGRVWSKTELMELGQICIDNNILVISDEIHFDLIYKGNQHTVFASISEKFAQNSVICTAPSKTFNMAGLQVSNIIIPNDKLRNLYKITLENNALTEINSFAAVALEAAYNEGDEWLLQLMKYLEENLNFLMKYFEEYIPKIKVIKPEGTYLVWIDCSALNMSSAELEEFFVKSAKVGFNDGILFGLEGASFQRINIACARSVLVEALRRIERVVSAK; from the coding sequence ATGATATATGATTTTGATAAGATTGTTAATAGATTCAACACTGAATCTATTAAGTGGGATTTAGTAAAAGAAAAATATGGAGATAGTGATGTAATCCCGATGTGGGTAGCAGACATGGACTTTGAGGTAGCAAAACCTATATCAGAAGCAATAAGAAAGAGAGCTTGCCATGAGATATATGGGTACACTTTAAAAAGTGAATCATATTATGAAGCGGTAATTAATTGGATGGGTAAGCATCATAATTGGAATATAAAGAGGGAATGGATAACCTATACTCCAGGAATAGTGCCTGCTCTAAATTATATAATTAGAACTTATGCTAACTTGGGGGATGAAATAATAATTCAAACACCAGTTTACCATCCTTTTTATAGTTCTGTAAAAAACAACAGTTGTATAATTGTTGAAAATCCACTGATTTATGAAAAGGGCAGTTATAAAATGGATTTTGAGGATTTAAAGAAAAAAATTACAAAAAGAACAAAAATGCTTATATTATGCAATCCGCATAATCCTGTTGGCAGAGTGTGGTCTAAGACGGAACTTATGGAACTTGGACAAATATGTATAGATAACAATATTCTTGTAATATCTGATGAAATTCATTTTGATCTTATTTATAAGGGGAATCAGCATACAGTATTTGCATCCATTTCAGAAAAATTCGCACAAAATTCTGTTATATGTACGGCCCCTAGTAAGACTTTTAATATGGCGGGTCTTCAAGTATCGAATATAATTATTCCCAATGATAAGTTAAGGAATTTGTACAAAATCACTTTAGAAAATAATGCTTTAACTGAGATAAATTCCTTTGCAGCTGTAGCTTTAGAAGCCGCCTATAATGAAGGGGACGAGTGGCTCTTGCAGCTAATGAAATATTTAGAAGAAAACTTAAATTTTCTAATGAAATATTTTGAAGAGTATATACCTAAAATTAAAGTAATTAAACCCGAAGGCACATACCTTGTTTGGATTGACTGCTCAGCACTAAATATGTCCTCTGCTGAACTTGAAGAATTTTTTGTTAAGAGTGCTAAAGTTGGTTTTAATGATGGAATACTATTTGGCTTAGAAGGTGCTAGTTTTCAAAGAATAAATATTGCCTGTGCCAGAAGTGTCTTAGTGGAAGCCCTTAGAAGAATAGAAAGAGTAGTAAGTGCGAAATAA
- the rd gene encoding rubredoxin, translating to MDKYVCTVCGYIYDPAVGDDDGGIKPGTKFADIPEDWVCPLCGVSKSEFEKVE from the coding sequence ATGGATAAATATGTTTGTACAGTATGTGGTTATATTTATGACCCAGCAGTAGGTGATGATGATGGTGGAATTAAACCAGGAACTAAATTTGCAGATATACCTGAAGATTGGGTTTGCCCACTATGTGGAGTTAGTAAATCAGAGTTTGAAAAAGTAGAATAG
- a CDS encoding glutaredoxin family protein has translation MKPVIMFVTEWCPYCKKALSWMDDIKKQNPEYADIEIKIIDEELQPDIAKQYTYYYVPTYYVDGVKVHEGAASKNIVSKVFEMALK, from the coding sequence ATGAAACCAGTAATTATGTTTGTAACTGAATGGTGTCCATATTGCAAAAAAGCACTTTCTTGGATGGATGATATAAAAAAACAGAATCCAGAATACGCTGACATTGAAATTAAAATAATTGATGAAGAGCTTCAACCGGATATTGCAAAACAATACACCTACTATTACGTACCTACCTATTATGTAGACGGAGTTAAAGTTCATGAAGGCGCTGCCTCTAAAAATATTGTTAGCAAAGTATTTGAAATGGCATTAAAATAG
- a CDS encoding spore photoproduct lyase family protein — protein MSFELIQHRFTKAAKELIVQRFVNTVLDLNEEARQLKWGPYGKFKYVYKKSDSTDMNNYISDLINNNFHGAIIEYFT, from the coding sequence ATAAGCTTTGAACTTATTCAACATCGATTTACTAAAGCGGCAAAGGAGCTAATTGTTCAAAGATTTGTGAATACTGTGCTTGATCTCAATGAAGAAGCAAGGCAATTAAAATGGGGACCCTATGGGAAATTTAAGTATGTCTATAAGAAATCAGATAGTACTGATATGAATAATTATATATCAGATCTTATAAATAATAATTTTCATGGGGCAATAATTGAGTATTTCACTTAA
- a CDS encoding putative RNA methyltransferase has translation MESILKCPVCNLCLKKYEKQYICTNNHSYDIASSGYINLLLANQKNTKEPGDSKEMMEGRRDFLNKGYYHTFSEKLNEVIISNISANNVNILDAGCGEGYFLWRLKEAISRSESNCTQNSKIGFFGVDISKAAVTYATKRDKKINFIVGSNFNLPIMTNTIDIIIRNFAPSDESELKRVLVDTGKLIVVTPGIQHLYGLKEILYVTPRKHEEKEISFEGFKLIDRAEVMYDIHVEDGEHIKNLIAMTPYYWTFDNCMREKASGTSKLSTVLHFNINVYEKC, from the coding sequence ATGGAATCTATATTAAAATGTCCTGTTTGCAATTTATGTTTAAAAAAATATGAAAAACAATATATATGTACAAATAATCATAGTTACGATATAGCAAGCAGTGGATATATTAATCTTTTGCTTGCTAATCAAAAGAACACAAAAGAGCCAGGTGACAGTAAAGAAATGATGGAAGGTCGTAGAGACTTTTTAAATAAAGGGTATTACCACACTTTTTCAGAAAAACTGAATGAGGTAATAATATCAAATATAAGTGCAAACAATGTAAATATACTAGATGCCGGTTGTGGAGAAGGGTATTTTTTATGGAGGTTAAAGGAAGCTATATCTAGGAGTGAATCTAACTGTACTCAAAATAGTAAAATTGGTTTTTTCGGTGTAGACATTTCAAAAGCTGCAGTTACTTATGCAACTAAAAGAGATAAAAAAATCAACTTTATAGTTGGCAGTAATTTTAACTTACCTATAATGACAAACACCATAGATATTATTATTAGAAACTTTGCACCATCTGATGAGAGTGAACTTAAGAGGGTTCTAGTTGATACTGGTAAGCTAATTGTTGTAACACCCGGGATTCAACATTTATATGGGTTAAAAGAAATATTATATGTAACCCCTAGAAAACACGAAGAAAAAGAAATATCCTTTGAGGGATTTAAGCTAATTGACAGAGCAGAAGTAATGTACGATATTCATGTAGAAGATGGGGAGCATATAAAGAATCTTATTGCAATGACTCCTTATTATTGGACTTTTGACAATTGCATGAGAGAAAAGGCCAGTGGCACTTCTAAACTTTCAACTGTGCTCCATTTTAATATTAATGTTTATGAAAAGTGTTAA
- a CDS encoding DUF4153 domain-containing protein, with translation MKKTFNAILKGIVRSVNRFPQTIGISTACVILLIYISEITTGTNDDFIETLVKITMVVALGIPLSLCINLFFEGLENYKKVSLYASYLGGTVLLILYYFFFLNDIGMIRMVSMSRYIAFSLILYLIFLIISYFPTREDFELFVTMVFTRFFTTVLYSLVLYLGLAAILFTIDKLLGINIKGQLYYYTFLIVAGIFAPSFFLAGLPTKDEILCLTDYSRLLKVLVLYIIMPLISVYTLILYIYFGKIIITRQWPEGLVSNLVLWYSVISAAVLFFISPLLHEKTWTKRYMKYFPKVIIPLIVMMFISIGIRITAYGVTENRYFVVALGIWVFLIMIYFSVTKKLRNIILPLSLAVITLISVFGPFSSYSISKYSQNKRLTKIFVSNNMIKDNSVIKARGVVSSEDSRQISSILNYFERNHSLKDAKSLPQDFKTSDMESVIGVKYTDEYNTGNNGYFFFNSTATSEPLDIRGYDYLFDSRNNNNGSQIKTGTAFSLNYDYTSSTLKITQTGKDIFVKDLTIFATKLLEKYGVNQKNESITPESMSFEDENDKVKIKIRFSNISGNKNTSSGKIESKNFEFYVLVKVK, from the coding sequence ATGAAAAAAACATTTAATGCAATATTAAAAGGCATTGTGAGAAGTGTTAATAGATTCCCGCAAACCATTGGTATATCAACGGCTTGTGTTATACTCCTTATTTATATATCAGAAATAACAACGGGAACAAATGACGATTTTATAGAAACCCTTGTTAAAATAACTATGGTTGTTGCCCTCGGAATTCCACTTTCACTCTGTATTAACCTTTTCTTTGAAGGCTTAGAGAATTACAAGAAGGTATCACTGTATGCTTCCTATTTAGGAGGTACTGTTTTACTAATCCTTTATTATTTCTTCTTCCTAAATGATATAGGTATGATAAGGATGGTTTCAATGTCAAGATACATTGCATTTAGCCTTATTCTTTATTTGATTTTCCTAATAATATCATACTTCCCAACTCGTGAAGACTTTGAGCTTTTTGTTACAATGGTTTTCACTAGATTTTTTACTACAGTTTTATACTCCCTAGTTTTATATCTTGGACTTGCGGCAATTCTTTTTACAATTGATAAACTTTTAGGAATTAATATTAAAGGGCAGCTTTACTATTACACTTTTCTTATTGTTGCTGGTATATTTGCACCATCATTTTTTCTTGCAGGTCTTCCTACAAAAGATGAAATATTGTGTTTAACCGATTATTCACGCCTTCTTAAGGTACTTGTGTTATATATAATAATGCCCCTTATTTCAGTGTATACATTAATACTATATATATATTTCGGAAAGATAATTATTACTAGGCAGTGGCCAGAGGGGCTTGTATCTAATCTGGTGCTTTGGTATTCAGTGATAAGTGCAGCGGTGCTATTTTTCATATCACCACTACTCCATGAAAAGACTTGGACCAAAAGATATATGAAGTATTTTCCAAAGGTAATTATTCCACTGATAGTCATGATGTTCATTTCTATAGGCATAAGAATTACCGCATATGGAGTAACTGAAAATAGATATTTTGTTGTAGCACTTGGTATATGGGTATTTTTAATTATGATTTACTTTTCAGTTACAAAAAAACTAAGGAATATTATACTTCCACTATCCCTAGCAGTAATAACACTTATATCTGTGTTTGGTCCTTTTAGCAGCTATTCAATTTCAAAATATAGCCAAAATAAGAGGCTAACTAAGATATTCGTTTCAAATAACATGATTAAAGATAACAGTGTAATTAAAGCAAGGGGTGTGGTTTCTTCTGAGGATTCAAGACAGATATCTAGTATACTTAATTACTTTGAAAGAAATCACAGTCTAAAGGATGCTAAAAGCTTGCCACAAGATTTTAAAACTTCTGATATGGAGAGTGTAATAGGTGTAAAATATACTGACGAATATAATACGGGCAACAATGGGTATTTCTTCTTTAATTCCACAGCTACATCAGAACCTCTGGATATAAGAGGCTATGACTATCTCTTTGATTCAAGGAATAATAATAATGGATCCCAGATTAAAACCGGTACAGCTTTTAGTTTAAATTATGATTATACATCAAGCACACTAAAGATAACTCAAACTGGAAAGGATATTTTTGTAAAAGATTTAACAATATTCGCCACTAAGCTTTTAGAAAAATATGGTGTTAACCAAAAGAATGAATCTATAACTCCAGAGTCAATGTCCTTTGAAGATGAAAATGATAAAGTTAAAATTAAAATTCGATTTTCTAATATATCAGGAAATAAGAATACTTCAAGTGGTAAAATAGAATCCAAGAATTTTGAATTTTATGTTCTTGTAAAAGTAAAATAA
- a CDS encoding ABC transporter substrate-binding protein: MLKWNLLKSKPNKIAIKNNIENEKSQHLPAQNKLAVLKHNQKCIVNKLSNKIDETGFATENLIGITNNINQYVEVQMISIDKLVSEITNYSALAEEVLASTENSKQIAEQTMEIAEEGRMAVDNSIKAMSEIETSVSDAKIVVMDLNTKSAHINEMLDVIKDIANHTNLLSLNASIEAARAGEAGRGFTVVAQEVKKLAERSVESAGFISKTINEINDSIAHTIAAMDKTTAKVKEGSDIAQNTMLVFQNIINAVQTSTDVTAEINLALVSQTENLENVISSTEEMSHTSEKLLSVVESASLNTQYTKTSLNILWEVSEDLKYISDKLLQEVPVATKEDSTLTTCLHGVPLGFDPALAIDQESGQVIVNAHAALLTIGSTGEISPGIAKSWYVEEDHLTWVFNLRKGAKFHNGRELTSTDIKYSYERILSPALKSPNSWFLENLEGATEYLQGHANEVIGIRILDKYRISLKLTVPYTGFLLNLGQYCCSIIAKEEMGKGKIVGCGPFVLDDVKTDGCTLTAFKDYFGGAPYADKIHIEFNPKNPAEKFLNKDYNFITVDNKTLMESLKSSVSSSISMKDVMGTYYAGFNLKSNCPLIQDEQIRRALNHAIDRKRIIKEILGGMAIEAKGPFPPSIIDNKYLPGLDYNPTMVKDLIAKKRLGSSLKLKLLIRDGSSDTVFNKIAQYVLEDLKTVGIECNIEKVTSDKYFASIPNSDLFISRWIADTGDADNFLQPNFNHTNYTDFTGYKNENVLEMMNSAKEILNPLKRIKVYEDIQKEIVQESPWIFLYHPQVAVATNAGVLGARLNPLGIVRFEDIVVE; encoded by the coding sequence ATGCTAAAATGGAATCTACTAAAATCAAAACCGAATAAAATAGCTATAAAAAATAACATAGAAAATGAAAAAAGTCAACATCTACCAGCTCAAAACAAACTTGCAGTTTTAAAACATAATCAAAAATGCATTGTAAATAAGTTAAGTAATAAAATTGATGAAACCGGTTTTGCTACAGAAAATTTAATTGGTATTACCAACAATATTAATCAGTATGTGGAAGTTCAGATGATTTCCATTGACAAATTGGTAAGTGAAATCACTAATTATTCTGCATTAGCTGAGGAAGTGCTAGCAAGTACAGAAAATTCAAAGCAAATAGCTGAACAAACTATGGAAATAGCAGAGGAAGGTCGCATGGCTGTAGATAATTCTATTAAAGCCATGAGTGAAATAGAAACTTCTGTCAGCGACGCAAAGATCGTTGTTATGGATCTTAACACAAAGTCTGCACATATTAATGAGATGCTAGATGTTATTAAAGATATAGCTAATCATACAAACCTACTCTCTTTAAATGCTTCTATTGAAGCAGCAAGAGCTGGAGAGGCCGGTAGAGGGTTTACTGTAGTTGCTCAAGAAGTTAAAAAATTAGCAGAACGAAGCGTGGAGTCTGCTGGATTTATTTCAAAGACCATAAATGAAATAAATGATAGCATTGCACATACAATTGCTGCTATGGATAAGACAACTGCAAAAGTAAAGGAAGGAAGTGACATAGCTCAAAATACTATGTTAGTTTTCCAAAATATTATAAATGCAGTACAAACTAGCACTGATGTAACGGCAGAAATAAATCTAGCACTAGTAAGTCAAACGGAAAATCTAGAAAATGTTATAAGCTCCACAGAGGAAATGAGCCATACTTCCGAGAAATTGTTATCTGTTGTAGAATCAGCTTCTTTAAATACCCAATATACAAAGACTTCTCTTAATATCCTATGGGAGGTTTCAGAAGATTTAAAATATATATCCGATAAATTGCTCCAAGAAGTCCCGGTAGCTACAAAGGAAGATTCCACTTTAACAACCTGTTTACATGGTGTACCACTTGGATTTGATCCAGCCCTTGCAATTGACCAAGAAAGTGGACAAGTAATTGTAAATGCTCACGCAGCACTACTTACCATTGGTTCTACAGGTGAAATTTCTCCAGGTATAGCAAAAAGCTGGTATGTAGAAGAAGATCATTTAACTTGGGTTTTCAATTTAAGAAAAGGAGCGAAATTTCATAATGGACGTGAACTAACTTCTACTGATATTAAATATTCTTATGAAAGAATTTTAAGCCCAGCATTGAAATCTCCCAATAGTTGGTTTCTTGAAAACCTAGAAGGCGCTACTGAATATTTACAAGGACATGCTAATGAAGTTATTGGAATAAGAATATTAGATAAATATAGAATTTCTCTAAAGCTTACAGTTCCCTACACTGGATTTTTGTTGAATCTTGGACAATACTGCTGCTCTATTATAGCAAAAGAAGAAATGGGAAAAGGCAAAATTGTAGGTTGTGGCCCATTTGTTTTAGACGATGTAAAAACTGATGGTTGTACTCTTACAGCTTTTAAAGATTACTTTGGTGGTGCTCCTTATGCAGACAAAATCCACATTGAGTTTAATCCTAAAAACCCTGCAGAAAAGTTTTTAAATAAAGATTATAATTTTATTACAGTAGATAATAAAACCCTTATGGAAAGTTTAAAAAGCTCTGTTTCTTCCTCAATTAGTATGAAAGATGTTATGGGAACCTATTATGCTGGTTTTAATTTAAAAAGCAATTGTCCACTAATTCAAGATGAACAAATAAGAAGAGCGTTAAATCATGCCATTGACAGAAAAAGAATTATCAAAGAAATTTTAGGTGGCATGGCCATAGAAGCAAAGGGTCCTTTCCCACCTAGCATAATAGATAACAAATATTTACCCGGACTTGACTACAATCCTACTATGGTGAAGGACTTAATAGCTAAGAAAAGATTAGGGTCTTCTCTAAAGCTTAAATTATTAATAAGAGATGGAAGCTCTGATACAGTCTTTAATAAAATTGCACAATACGTACTTGAAGACTTAAAGACAGTAGGAATTGAGTGCAATATTGAAAAGGTGACCTCTGATAAATATTTTGCGAGTATACCTAATAGTGATTTATTTATAAGTAGATGGATTGCAGATACTGGTGACGCAGATAATTTCCTTCAGCCTAATTTTAATCATACAAATTATACGGATTTTACAGGATATAAAAATGAAAACGTATTAGAAATGATGAATAGTGCTAAAGAAATATTAAATCCACTTAAGCGCATTAAGGTGTACGAAGATATTCAAAAGGAAATTGTTCAGGAAAGTCCATGGATTTTCTTATATCATCCTCAAGTAGCTGTAGCTACTAATGCTGGTGTATTAGGCGCCAGGTTAAATCCTCTAGGAATTGTAAGATTTGAAGATATTGTTGTAGAATAA
- a CDS encoding RelA/SpoT domain-containing protein has product MNLKKEDFYKKTHITEADIIENEIDWEVLNEIYTDFNSYMSSYESQAGFIADTLRTHKKIHSVKSRVKESDRLIEKIIRKTPGRKEKYGSEFQFSIENYKEEINDLIGVRAIHIFKEDWEDIHNFIYSTWKVIEITANVREGDDTKRFDELNIQIHSRKSGYRSVHYLIEFFPTSQKVIAEIQVRTIFEEGYGEIDHQLRYSHKEIPEVLALNLLLFNRIAGSSDEMASLINLLNKNWTEMEAKYEKIIELKEKEIKELKGEK; this is encoded by the coding sequence ATGAATCTTAAAAAAGAAGATTTCTATAAGAAAACTCATATTACAGAAGCTGACATTATTGAAAATGAAATTGACTGGGAAGTATTAAATGAAATATACACTGATTTTAATAGCTATATGAGTAGTTATGAAAGTCAGGCTGGATTTATAGCAGATACTCTAAGAACACATAAAAAAATACATTCAGTAAAGTCTAGAGTTAAAGAATCAGACAGGTTAATAGAAAAGATAATTAGAAAGACACCAGGGCGAAAAGAAAAGTATGGCTCAGAATTTCAATTCTCCATTGAGAATTATAAAGAAGAAATAAATGATTTAATAGGGGTTAGAGCAATACATATTTTTAAAGAAGATTGGGAAGATATACACAATTTCATTTATAGCACCTGGAAAGTAATTGAGATAACAGCTAATGTTCGTGAAGGCGATGATACTAAAAGGTTTGATGAACTAAATATTCAAATTCATTCCAGAAAATCAGGATACCGTTCTGTACACTATTTGATAGAATTTTTTCCCACCAGCCAAAAGGTTATAGCAGAGATTCAGGTGAGAACAATATTTGAGGAAGGCTATGGTGAAATTGACCATCAGCTAAGATATTCTCATAAGGAAATTCCAGAAGTGCTAGCACTAAATCTATTATTATTTAATCGTATAGCAGGCAGTTCTGATGAAATGGCTTCTCTAATAAATTTACTAAATAAAAATTGGACTGAAATGGAAGCAAAATACGAAAAGATAATAGAACTAAAGGAGAAAGAAATAAAGGAGCTAAAAGGAGAAAAGTAA
- a CDS encoding AI-2E family transporter, with amino-acid sequence MQTVKQLFQRETIVKIILLLTLILFAYLIKSIFDLILLTFMITYLANSVQCLLVKQINKVIKVNPTIITIIIYMFMAVTIVLLLVKYIPIAISESILILDKMEYIKFPKSNSGVMVYLTPILEQIDIASYAKSGIQSIMLFVTNFGKWSLNFFMALLLSFIFILEKDSILKFVYKFKQSKISVEYNYFSYFGNNFLNSFGKVIQAQIMIAITNTVLSVIGLTIMGFPQLFALAFMIFILSLVPVAGVFISLIPLCLIAFKIGGLIKVVFVLIMIFIIHSIESYVLNPKLMSDNTHLPIFFTFVTLIVSEHFMGIWGLLLGIPIVIFLLDIIGVDLNDKKSH; translated from the coding sequence ATGCAAACAGTTAAACAGTTATTTCAGAGAGAAACAATAGTAAAAATAATATTATTGCTAACATTGATATTATTCGCATATTTAATAAAATCTATTTTTGATTTGATTTTATTAACTTTTATGATTACTTATTTAGCTAATAGCGTACAGTGTTTATTAGTTAAGCAAATCAACAAAGTTATAAAAGTAAACCCTACAATTATTACTATAATTATATATATGTTTATGGCAGTAACTATAGTTCTTCTATTAGTTAAGTATATACCAATTGCTATATCTGAGAGTATACTTATCCTAGATAAAATGGAGTATATTAAATTTCCCAAGAGTAATAGTGGCGTAATGGTTTATTTAACACCCATATTAGAGCAAATTGATATAGCTAGTTATGCAAAATCAGGTATCCAAAGTATTATGCTTTTTGTAACTAATTTTGGGAAATGGAGCTTGAATTTTTTCATGGCACTTTTACTAAGCTTCATATTTATCTTAGAGAAAGACAGTATCTTAAAATTTGTATACAAGTTTAAACAGAGTAAGATATCAGTGGAATATAATTATTTTAGTTATTTTGGTAATAACTTTTTGAATTCTTTTGGTAAAGTAATACAGGCTCAAATAATGATAGCTATTACAAACACAGTATTATCAGTTATAGGGCTTACAATAATGGGCTTTCCTCAATTATTTGCTCTTGCCTTTATGATATTTATTTTAAGTCTTGTACCAGTAGCTGGGGTATTTATTTCATTAATCCCACTATGTTTAATTGCTTTTAAAATAGGTGGGCTAATTAAAGTAGTTTTTGTGCTTATAATGATTTTTATAATTCATTCTATTGAAAGCTATGTTTTAAACCCAAAGCTTATGTCTGACAACACTCATCTTCCCATATTTTTTACTTTTGTTACATTAATAGTGTCAGAACATTTTATGGGTATTTGGGGCCTGCTCCTTGGAATACCAATAGTTATATTCTTATTAGATATAATTGGAGTAGATTTGAATGATAAAAAATCTCACTGA
- a CDS encoding 4Fe-4S dicluster domain-containing protein: MSHITGKSAYESLEQRINRFPQGAPHSETLHKILKMLISEKDAALVAMLPIKPFTVKTASKIWKMNEVLTQKILEELSKNAILLDMDNKGVQQYVLPPPMLGFFEFSLMRTRGNFDQKLLSELYYQYLNVEEDFIKDLFLSTETKLGRVLVQEPVLSNNNAVEIMDFERASHVLKTAADISVSMCYCRHKMQHLDKNCDAPLDTCITFGNVANSLSKYGYGRKIDVSEGMEILHRSYQYNLVQCAENVRVDSSFLCNCCGCCCEGMIAARKFGMLHPVQTTGFIPKVAQDSCIACGKCVKACPIGAIELVNINETSQQNRKIAKINEEICLGCGICVRSCHKDSIFLKRRKEQIITPVNSVHRIVLMAIEKGQLQELIFDNKALASHRAMAAILSTILKLPPIKRAMASKQMKSVYLEKLISKLYN; the protein is encoded by the coding sequence ATGTCTCATATTACAGGGAAGTCAGCGTATGAAAGTTTGGAACAAAGAATAAATAGGTTTCCACAAGGGGCACCACATTCTGAGACACTACATAAAATTTTGAAGATGCTAATTAGTGAAAAAGATGCAGCGCTTGTTGCTATGTTACCAATTAAGCCCTTTACAGTTAAAACGGCTAGCAAAATATGGAAGATGAATGAAGTTTTAACTCAAAAAATATTAGAGGAACTTTCAAAAAATGCAATCCTTTTAGATATGGATAACAAGGGGGTACAACAATATGTTCTACCTCCACCTATGCTTGGATTTTTTGAATTTTCACTAATGAGAACTAGAGGGAATTTTGACCAAAAACTTTTATCAGAGCTTTACTATCAATATTTAAATGTAGAAGAAGATTTTATTAAAGATTTATTTTTAAGCACTGAAACAAAACTCGGAAGAGTCCTTGTACAGGAGCCAGTGCTTTCAAATAATAATGCAGTTGAGATTATGGACTTTGAGAGGGCTAGTCATGTTTTAAAAACAGCGGCAGATATAAGTGTGAGCATGTGTTATTGCAGACACAAAATGCAGCATCTTGACAAAAATTGTGATGCGCCTTTAGATACTTGTATCACTTTTGGTAATGTAGCAAATTCTCTTTCTAAGTACGGATATGGTAGAAAAATTGATGTATCAGAAGGTATGGAAATCCTACACAGATCATACCAGTATAACTTGGTGCAATGTGCGGAAAATGTTAGGGTGGATTCATCATTTTTATGTAACTGTTGTGGATGTTGCTGTGAAGGTATGATTGCAGCACGTAAATTCGGTATGCTTCATCCAGTTCAGACTACAGGGTTTATACCTAAAGTTGCACAAGACAGTTGCATTGCCTGTGGCAAATGCGTTAAAGCATGCCCAATAGGTGCAATTGAACTTGTAAATATCAATGAAACGTCCCAGCAAAATAGAAAAATCGCAAAAATTAATGAAGAAATATGCCTTGGCTGTGGTATTTGCGTTAGATCCTGTCATAAAGATAGTATTTTTCTAAAACGTCGAAAAGAGCAGATAATTACTCCAGTAAATTCAGTACATAGAATTGTTTTGATGGCCATAGAAAAAGGGCAACTGCAAGAACTTATTTTCGATAACAAAGCACTTGCAAGTCATAGAGCTATGGCAGCTATCCTATCTACTATACTGAAATTGCCACCAATTAAAAGAGCCATGGCAAGTAAGCAGATGAAATCTGTTTATCTGGAAAAATTGATAAGTAAACTATATAATTAG